One window from the genome of Alkalihalobacillus sp. LMS6 encodes:
- the yajC gene encoding preprotein translocase subunit YajC, with protein sequence MNEGASLLLTMLPFIGIIVLFYFLLIRPQQKQQKKIREMHAALQRGDKIITIGGLHGVIDSIDETVVVLLVNDNRKLTYDRSAIREVVQSD encoded by the coding sequence ATGAATGAAGGCGCTAGTTTATTGCTAACGATGCTACCGTTTATCGGGATTATCGTATTATTTTACTTCTTGCTTATTCGTCCACAGCAAAAGCAACAGAAGAAAATTCGTGAAATGCATGCCGCTTTACAACGTGGAGATAAAATCATCACAATCGGTGGTTTGCACGGGGTAATTGACTCAATTGATGAAACTGTTGTCGTACTTTTAGTAAATGACAACCGTAAACTAACTTACGATCGTTCTGCGATTCGTGAAGTTGTTCAATCAGATTAA
- a CDS encoding TIGR04086 family membrane protein: MAHRFFPAVFIGLSFTLGIALVAAAIIATLLSMTTLTEQSIGWVMIAIAFLALFIGGFVAGGKAKTKGWLAGCLCAAMFCLLASAISYLGYNEALTLKQVILFASYGGIAALGGVIGVNLSSET; encoded by the coding sequence ATGGCTCATCGTTTTTTTCCAGCCGTTTTTATTGGCTTAAGCTTCACATTGGGGATTGCGTTAGTAGCAGCGGCCATTATTGCAACGCTTCTTTCCATGACCACGCTTACCGAGCAATCCATTGGCTGGGTCATGATTGCGATTGCATTTTTGGCGCTTTTCATTGGAGGCTTTGTTGCTGGAGGTAAAGCAAAAACAAAAGGCTGGCTAGCAGGTTGTTTATGCGCTGCGATGTTTTGCTTACTCGCTTCCGCTATTAGTTATTTAGGCTATAACGAAGCGTTAACACTTAAGCAAGTAATCCTTTTTGCTTCTTATGGAGGTATTGCAGCATTAGGTGGCGTAATCGGAGTAAACTTATCGAGCGAGACATAA
- a CDS encoding YetF domain-containing protein, which produces MTAYVCRVITKVSRFFKRCVSRRKEIIQQLTVVEQINRRILYPDALSKHEKCEEFKQRVAIPLIVDGEIYDKGLIQLEKTELWLRQRMRSFGFKDIKQISYCSIKAKDRFFIDPY; this is translated from the coding sequence GTGACTGCTTATGTGTGTAGGGTGATTACGAAAGTTAGTCGTTTTTTTAAAAGGTGTGTATCTCGTCGTAAAGAGATCATTCAACAATTGACAGTGGTCGAGCAGATAAATCGACGAATCCTTTATCCGGACGCTCTTTCTAAACATGAAAAGTGCGAGGAGTTTAAACAAAGAGTTGCGATCCCCCTGATCGTAGACGGTGAAATTTACGATAAAGGTTTAATTCAACTTGAAAAGACAGAGTTATGGTTGCGACAGCGTATGCGTTCATTTGGCTTTAAAGATATTAAACAAATCTCTTACTGCTCGATTAAAGCAAAAGATCGTTTCTTTATTGACCCTTATTAA
- the spoVB gene encoding stage V sporulation protein B, with protein MTKQSFLKGTIILIVAGFFTKLLGFVNRIVMARILGPEGVGLYMMAIPTMLLLLTLTQMGLPVAIAKLVAEAEARNESYRIKKILAVSLAMTAVLSVIFTVSLVLLAPIIATTLLTDTRAIYALYAVIPIVPIIAVSSVLRGYFQGLQNMKPTAYGQVIEQIVRITLVAVLSLAFLPLGIEYAAAGAMLSAICGELASLLYLVFLFKSKKSFRFRKNFFSTIKGEKKTFSDLLTIALPTTGSRLIGTTALFFEPIVVAQSLALAGTATVIATQQYGLLVGYVVPLLTLPTFITYSLSVSLLPNLSEAVAQQKHTLVHHRLEQAIRISLLSGGICVVVLYVFASELMTIMYHAPEAAAMLKIMAPFALFLYLQGPLQAALQALNYARVSMMNSLIGAIIKTGAIFALASNPSFGIIGAALAIVVGFVLVTMLHFASIAKTTGFFFHIRPIFKLFLLIVLTCLSAQFFNDSLFHSLSYTIRTGLNISLSACVYIAGMFALRLFTKEELRLFMRKK; from the coding sequence ATGACTAAACAATCATTTCTAAAAGGAACCATTATTTTAATTGTGGCTGGATTTTTCACAAAATTGCTTGGTTTTGTAAATCGAATCGTCATGGCACGGATTCTTGGTCCTGAAGGGGTTGGCCTTTATATGATGGCGATCCCAACCATGTTGCTTCTGTTAACATTAACACAAATGGGCCTACCTGTTGCGATTGCAAAACTAGTAGCCGAAGCAGAAGCACGAAATGAATCTTACCGAATAAAAAAGATTCTCGCTGTTTCGCTCGCAATGACCGCAGTTCTCTCGGTTATCTTCACGGTCTCTCTAGTGCTACTAGCACCTATAATCGCCACAACATTACTAACAGATACACGAGCCATTTATGCACTTTATGCGGTTATCCCAATCGTACCGATTATTGCGGTTTCTTCCGTTTTACGCGGCTATTTTCAAGGGTTGCAAAACATGAAACCAACTGCCTACGGTCAAGTAATCGAGCAAATTGTTCGCATCACCTTAGTTGCCGTTTTAAGCCTTGCTTTCTTACCTCTAGGCATTGAATATGCAGCTGCCGGTGCAATGCTGTCTGCGATTTGTGGTGAATTGGCTTCCTTACTTTATTTAGTTTTTTTGTTTAAATCAAAAAAATCATTCCGCTTTCGTAAAAACTTTTTTTCAACGATTAAAGGAGAAAAGAAGACCTTTTCAGATTTACTTACCATTGCGTTACCAACAACAGGTAGTCGCTTAATTGGCACAACCGCTTTGTTCTTTGAACCGATAGTTGTTGCACAAAGTCTTGCTCTTGCTGGCACGGCTACGGTAATTGCCACCCAGCAATACGGTCTCTTGGTTGGCTATGTTGTGCCTTTACTAACGTTACCAACCTTTATTACGTACTCTTTATCCGTCTCCTTGCTTCCAAATCTAAGTGAAGCAGTGGCTCAGCAAAAACACACACTCGTTCACCATAGGCTTGAACAAGCGATTCGCATTAGCCTCTTATCAGGGGGAATCTGTGTTGTTGTTCTTTATGTGTTTGCGAGCGAATTAATGACGATTATGTACCATGCACCAGAAGCAGCTGCTATGCTTAAAATTATGGCACCTTTTGCGCTATTTTTGTATTTACAAGGCCCGTTACAAGCCGCATTACAAGCGTTGAATTATGCCCGAGTTTCTATGATGAATAGTTTAATTGGGGCGATTATCAAAACGGGGGCGATTTTTGCTCTCGCTTCCAATCCTAGCTTCGGTATTATTGGAGCGGCGCTTGCGATTGTGGTTGGTTTTGTACTTGTCACAATGCTTCATTTTGCCTCAATTGCCAAAACAACTGGTTTCTTTTTTCATATACGTCCTATATTTAAACTCTTTTTGCTCATCGTTCTTACGTGTTTGTCAGCTCAATTTTTTAATGATTCCCTCTTCCACTCATTATCGTACACCATTCGCACCGGTTTAAACATTTCTTTATCCGCTTGTGTGTACATTGCTGGCATGTTCGCTTTGCGTTTGTTCACAAAAGAAGAGCTACGCTTATTCATGCGAAAAAAATAA
- a CDS encoding post-transcriptional regulator: MGEKQQFDVWREDIAPILSIKKDEFHELGYNRVTKEDLWMYVIDKQKKRKTFMPFYAFVDALLSIKPQDYMTWLTVNTYKEPIDWFKEFEAATDTKGTGS; encoded by the coding sequence ATGGGGGAAAAACAGCAATTTGACGTGTGGCGAGAGGATATCGCACCTATTTTGTCTATAAAAAAAGATGAGTTTCATGAGCTTGGCTATAACCGTGTTACGAAAGAAGATTTGTGGATGTATGTTATTGATAAGCAAAAAAAGCGCAAAACGTTTATGCCTTTTTACGCCTTTGTTGATGCGTTATTGTCAATTAAACCTCAAGATTATATGACTTGGCTCACGGTAAATACATATAAAGAACCCATTGATTGGTTTAAAGAATTTGAAGCAGCAACAGATACAAAAGGGACAGGCAGCTAG
- the secD gene encoding protein translocase subunit SecD: MKIKKGRIALFFAIVAVLAAGISYFARPVLQDVNLGLDLQGGFEVLYEVEAMHEGDVIDEEALLSTTTAINERVNTIGVSEPTIQIEGDNRIRVQLAGVDDQESARDILSTGGELTIRDVEDNILLDGSDLTQNGANATLNADTNQPIVTLTLEDADQFGDITRELAQQPQGENLLVMWLDFEEGDSYEEEAMKADPKFLSAASVNQTLQTRNVQIEGQFTTEETRFLAEILNAGALPVELNEIYSTSVGASLGEQSMNQTINAGLIGVALIFAYMMLYYRFPGVIAIITLSVYTFLVLIVFNALNAVLTLPGIAALILGIGMAVDANIITYERVREEIKSGKSIMSAFRVGGRRSFATIFDANITTLIAAGVMFYFGTSSVQGFAVMLIISILVSFLTAVWGSRLLLGLWVNSKFLNKRPGWFGVKRGEIDEV; this comes from the coding sequence ATGAAAATTAAAAAAGGCCGGATCGCGCTTTTTTTTGCAATTGTTGCTGTGTTAGCAGCAGGGATTAGTTATTTTGCGCGACCTGTACTTCAAGATGTGAATTTAGGCCTTGATTTACAGGGAGGTTTTGAAGTCCTGTATGAAGTTGAGGCGATGCATGAAGGGGACGTTATTGATGAAGAGGCCCTTTTGTCAACAACAACAGCCATTAATGAACGTGTAAATACAATTGGTGTGTCCGAACCGACGATTCAGATTGAAGGGGATAACCGAATTCGTGTTCAGCTTGCAGGTGTTGATGATCAAGAATCTGCCCGTGATATTTTGTCAACTGGTGGCGAATTAACGATTCGTGATGTAGAAGACAATATTCTTTTAGACGGTAGTGACTTAACGCAAAATGGCGCAAATGCAACGCTTAACGCAGATACGAATCAGCCAATCGTCACGTTAACGTTAGAAGACGCAGATCAATTTGGCGATATTACACGAGAACTTGCACAACAACCTCAAGGTGAGAACTTGCTTGTTATGTGGCTTGACTTTGAAGAAGGCGATAGCTACGAAGAAGAAGCGATGAAAGCTGATCCTAAATTCTTGTCTGCTGCCTCTGTCAACCAAACGCTGCAAACAAGAAATGTGCAGATTGAAGGGCAGTTTACAACAGAAGAAACGCGCTTTTTAGCAGAAATTTTAAATGCTGGCGCTTTACCTGTAGAGTTAAATGAAATTTATTCAACATCGGTTGGTGCTTCTTTAGGTGAGCAATCAATGAACCAAACAATCAACGCTGGTTTAATCGGAGTGGCGCTTATTTTTGCCTACATGATGCTGTATTATCGTTTTCCAGGTGTCATTGCGATTATTACATTGAGCGTGTATACATTTTTAGTATTAATTGTGTTTAACGCGTTAAATGCTGTTTTAACGTTGCCAGGGATTGCGGCGTTAATTTTAGGAATTGGTATGGCTGTTGATGCCAATATTATTACGTACGAACGGGTGCGAGAAGAAATTAAATCAGGTAAATCAATTATGTCGGCGTTTCGCGTAGGGGGGAGACGGTCATTTGCAACAATCTTTGATGCGAATATCACGACTCTTATTGCTGCTGGCGTCATGTTTTATTTCGGGACAAGTTCTGTTCAAGGATTTGCCGTCATGCTTATTATTAGTATTCTCGTGAGTTTCTTAACGGCAGTATGGGGGTCTCGCTTATTGCTAGGTTTATGGGTGAACAGTAAGTTTTTAAATAAACGCCCAGGTTGGTTTGGAGTTAAGCGAGGTGAGATTGATGAGGTTTAG
- the secF gene encoding protein translocase subunit SecF, whose amino-acid sequence MRFSPENWNVDLTKHRNKFFVASGITIIIGVILLFTMGFNLGVDFESGSNVEIQTEESLTEEQILADFEAIDLNNDYVPSVTLGGDQNQNASARFVDEFNQQEIATIQNYFNEEYGNTPNISTVSPLVGEELARNAVISVLIASVGIVIYIALRFHFLYGVSAIIGLLHDAFIVIALFSLLQVEINVPFIAAILTVVGYSINDTIVTFDRMRENVKKEKEIESFQHLAQVVNKSLLQVITRSINTVLTVMFAALALFIFGGEAIRSFSLALVIGLAAGTYSSMFLCAQMWLVWEWKRLVRLKNKPKKVEEDYV is encoded by the coding sequence ATGAGGTTTAGTCCTGAAAATTGGAATGTTGACTTAACGAAACATCGGAATAAGTTTTTTGTTGCATCTGGGATAACGATTATTATTGGCGTCATTCTCTTATTTACAATGGGGTTTAACTTAGGTGTTGATTTTGAAAGTGGTTCAAATGTAGAAATTCAGACAGAAGAGAGCTTAACGGAAGAGCAAATCCTTGCTGATTTTGAAGCGATTGATCTTAATAATGATTACGTGCCAAGCGTGACGCTAGGCGGGGATCAAAATCAAAATGCAAGTGCGCGATTTGTAGATGAATTCAATCAGCAAGAGATCGCGACAATTCAAAACTATTTTAATGAAGAGTACGGCAATACCCCAAATATTAGTACGGTATCGCCTTTAGTTGGGGAAGAATTAGCGAGAAATGCAGTCATTTCAGTCCTCATTGCTTCCGTTGGGATTGTTATTTACATTGCACTTCGCTTTCATTTCTTATATGGCGTATCGGCGATTATTGGGTTATTGCATGATGCGTTTATCGTAATTGCGCTTTTCAGCTTGTTGCAAGTAGAGATTAACGTTCCGTTTATTGCCGCTATCTTAACGGTGGTCGGTTATTCAATCAATGATACGATTGTGACATTTGACCGGATGCGGGAAAATGTCAAGAAAGAAAAGGAAATCGAAAGTTTTCAGCATTTGGCGCAAGTAGTAAATAAAAGCTTGCTTCAAGTAATCACGCGATCGATTAACACGGTTCTTACCGTGATGTTTGCAGCACTTGCTTTATTCATCTTCGGCGGAGAAGCAATTCGCTCATTCTCGCTTGCACTCGTCATTGGTCTCGCAGCAGGAACGTATTCATCAATGTTCTTGTGTGCGCAAATGTGGCTTGTGTGGGAATGGAAACGATTGGTGCGCTTAAAGAATAAACCGAAAAAAGTTGAAGAAGACTACGTATAA
- a CDS encoding lipopolysaccharide assembly LapA domain-containing protein → MKGQTFFIVGVIAAILIAVFSVLNVESVPVNLLFVQTDWPLILIILFSVLLGAIVAFALSGIRMHQLKLEMKKLKEQKNAQVDESEEVNTQPNRMKKEHKKD, encoded by the coding sequence ATGAAAGGCCAAACGTTTTTTATAGTTGGTGTCATTGCAGCAATCCTAATTGCGGTTTTTTCCGTGTTAAATGTTGAAAGTGTTCCGGTAAACTTGTTATTCGTGCAAACAGACTGGCCACTTATTCTAATTATTTTATTCTCGGTTTTACTTGGAGCCATTGTTGCATTTGCGCTTTCAGGTATTAGAATGCACCAGCTTAAGCTTGAAATGAAAAAGCTGAAAGAGCAGAAAAACGCTCAAGTAGATGAAAGTGAAGAAGTCAATACGCAACCTAACCGCATGAAAAAAGAACATAAAAAAGACTAA
- the recJ gene encoding single-stranded-DNA-specific exonuclease RecJ gives MLQPHARWRILEQDTTIVNELANELNLSQVAARLLVNRGFTDSTTASEFLMTEEPAFIDPFLMKGMEAAVSRIKVAIEANERILVFGDYDADGVSSTSVLLTALKLQGADCDYYIPNRFTEGYGPNNPALEWAKEQGFTLVITVDTGISAVEQADYAKNIGLDFIITDHHEPPPVLPNSYATINPKQPGCDYPFKELAGVGVAFKVAHALLDRVPHELLDYAVIGTIADLVPLVGENRLLAKKGLRAFQTSDKKGIQALKDVCGMTAAEVEADHIGFAVGPRLNAAGRLDSAVPAVELLLAKDEDEAKALALEIDGLNKERQKIVTDMSKEAIESVQQLEQIPEALIVAKEGWNAGVIGIVASRLVEKFYRPTIVMTIDPETGLAKGSARSIEGFDMFAELSKSRDILPHFGGHPMAAGMTLEADNISLLQERLIEQAKTGLAPEAFKPVTTIDLAVAIDDVSVKVLKEIETLAPFGVENTKPKVLIDEVKLADIKRIGSDSSHLKFQFAGEETTLDGIAFRKGDLYEQITPQANVSAVGTLSINEWNGRVKPQLIVDDVAIKDWQLFDWRSLQLNRLASRLNELPADETIVVAFQEKTVKRCKDLNIIAHHVHDPLPSFAGKFIVILDVPSHREDLYGMFSENEKPNRIYVVFSEEEESFFKTNPNRDQFKWYYAFLKKREHFPINDLKKLEAHKGWSSDTTSFMNQVFAELGFIEIDNERITIVKSPEKKALDESEAYQAKQEQAWLENELVYASYGQLRELFTKRIGSDASEKKETMVHGL, from the coding sequence ATGTTGCAACCACATGCAAGGTGGCGCATTTTAGAGCAAGATACAACGATCGTAAATGAATTAGCAAATGAATTAAACCTTTCCCAAGTCGCCGCAAGGCTTTTGGTTAATAGAGGCTTTACCGATTCTACTACGGCAAGCGAATTTTTAATGACAGAAGAGCCTGCGTTTATCGACCCATTTTTAATGAAAGGGATGGAAGCAGCTGTTTCACGAATAAAAGTTGCGATAGAAGCAAACGAACGTATTTTAGTCTTTGGAGATTATGATGCGGATGGTGTGAGTTCTACTTCTGTCCTTCTGACCGCATTAAAACTACAAGGAGCGGATTGCGACTACTATATTCCAAATCGGTTCACGGAAGGCTATGGTCCGAATAATCCAGCGCTTGAGTGGGCGAAGGAGCAAGGATTTACTCTTGTCATTACAGTGGATACAGGAATCTCCGCTGTGGAGCAAGCGGATTATGCAAAAAACATTGGGCTAGATTTTATTATTACAGATCACCATGAACCACCGCCTGTTTTGCCGAACAGCTACGCAACGATCAATCCGAAGCAACCAGGCTGTGACTATCCTTTCAAAGAATTAGCTGGGGTTGGCGTTGCCTTTAAAGTTGCGCATGCGTTACTAGATCGAGTTCCTCACGAGCTCCTGGATTATGCCGTGATTGGCACCATTGCTGACCTTGTCCCACTCGTTGGGGAGAATCGTTTACTGGCGAAAAAGGGACTTCGTGCGTTTCAAACATCGGACAAAAAAGGCATCCAAGCATTAAAAGATGTGTGCGGAATGACAGCTGCTGAAGTAGAGGCAGACCACATTGGTTTTGCGGTTGGACCTAGACTGAATGCTGCTGGTCGGCTTGATTCTGCAGTCCCTGCAGTTGAACTGTTATTAGCAAAAGACGAGGACGAAGCAAAGGCGCTGGCGTTAGAAATTGACGGTTTAAATAAAGAGCGACAAAAGATTGTAACCGATATGTCCAAAGAAGCGATTGAGTCGGTTCAACAGCTCGAGCAAATTCCTGAAGCACTCATCGTTGCCAAAGAAGGCTGGAACGCTGGCGTCATTGGAATCGTTGCATCAAGACTCGTTGAAAAATTTTATCGGCCAACGATTGTGATGACTATCGATCCTGAAACAGGTCTAGCTAAAGGATCAGCACGCAGTATTGAAGGGTTTGATATGTTTGCGGAACTTTCAAAAAGTCGAGACATTCTGCCGCACTTTGGCGGGCATCCAATGGCGGCTGGTATGACGCTAGAAGCAGACAATATTTCGCTTTTACAAGAACGTTTAATTGAGCAAGCTAAAACAGGATTGGCGCCTGAAGCGTTTAAGCCAGTTACCACCATTGATTTAGCAGTTGCCATTGATGACGTATCGGTAAAGGTGCTAAAAGAAATTGAAACACTCGCTCCTTTTGGAGTTGAAAATACAAAGCCAAAAGTGTTAATAGACGAAGTGAAACTTGCAGATATTAAGCGAATCGGTAGTGATTCCAGTCACTTGAAATTTCAATTTGCAGGGGAAGAAACGACGTTGGACGGCATTGCATTTCGAAAAGGGGATTTGTACGAACAAATTACTCCGCAAGCAAATGTCTCAGCTGTTGGGACACTTTCGATTAACGAATGGAACGGAAGAGTGAAGCCGCAGCTAATTGTTGATGATGTTGCGATTAAAGACTGGCAATTGTTTGATTGGCGGAGTTTACAGTTAAATCGGTTGGCATCTAGATTAAATGAACTGCCAGCAGATGAAACCATTGTCGTCGCTTTTCAAGAAAAGACGGTTAAACGCTGTAAAGACCTCAATATCATTGCGCATCATGTCCATGATCCTTTACCTTCTTTTGCAGGAAAATTCATTGTTATACTGGACGTCCCTTCTCATCGCGAAGATCTTTATGGAATGTTTTCGGAGAACGAGAAGCCCAACAGAATTTATGTCGTCTTTTCTGAGGAAGAGGAGTCATTTTTTAAGACAAATCCTAATCGAGATCAATTTAAGTGGTATTATGCGTTTCTAAAAAAACGCGAACATTTTCCAATTAATGATTTAAAGAAATTAGAGGCACATAAAGGTTGGTCATCTGACACTACGTCATTCATGAATCAAGTGTTTGCTGAATTAGGGTTTATTGAGATTGATAACGAGCGTATAACGATTGTGAAAAGCCCGGAAAAGAAAGCATTAGATGAATCAGAAGCTTATCAAGCAAAACAAGAACAAGCTTGGTTAGAAAACGAACTTGTATATGCTTCCTATGGACAGCTAAGAGAATTATTTACAAAACGAATTGGAAGCGATGCTTCAGAAAAGAAGGAGACGATGGTACATGGATTATAA
- a CDS encoding adenine phosphoribosyltransferase, with amino-acid sequence MDYKKHITIVEDWPQEGIRFKDITTLMQNGPAYKKAIMELTEYAKKQQADVIVGPEARGFVVGCPVATELELGFVPVRKKGKLPREVIECDYGLEYGKDCLTIHKDSIQPGQRVVITDDLLATGGTIEATTKLVEQLGGEVVGLAFLIELAYIDGRKKLETYDIFSLTTYE; translated from the coding sequence ATGGATTATAAAAAGCATATTACAATTGTTGAGGATTGGCCGCAAGAAGGGATTCGCTTTAAAGATATTACGACTTTAATGCAGAATGGCCCTGCTTATAAAAAAGCAATTATGGAGCTTACAGAATATGCGAAAAAACAACAAGCAGATGTTATTGTTGGACCAGAAGCGAGAGGGTTTGTAGTTGGCTGTCCGGTTGCTACAGAGCTAGAGCTTGGTTTTGTACCAGTTCGAAAAAAAGGAAAGCTTCCTCGAGAAGTAATTGAATGTGATTACGGCTTAGAATATGGAAAAGATTGCTTGACCATTCACAAAGATAGTATCCAACCAGGTCAACGTGTTGTGATCACAGACGATCTGCTCGCAACTGGTGGAACCATTGAAGCAACGACAAAACTAGTGGAGCAACTTGGTGGAGAAGTTGTTGGCCTTGCTTTTCTTATAGAACTCGCTTACATTGATGGAAGAAAAAAGTTAGAAACGTACGATATTTTCTCATTAACAACGTACGAATAA
- a CDS encoding bifunctional (p)ppGpp synthetase/guanosine-3',5'-bis(diphosphate) 3'-pyrophosphohydrolase has translation MTIDQVLEKASAYLQPDDIDFLTKAYTFAEQAHSGQYRKSGEPYILHPVQVADIIVGLELDPNTIAAAFLHDVVEDTDATVEELQEHFNKEVAMLVDGVTKLKKFKYKSKEEQQAENHRKMLMAMAKDIRVLLIKLADRLHNMRTLKFMPPHKQRVTSNETLEIFAPLAHRLGISTIKWELEDTALRYLDPQQYYRIVNLMKRKRAERENYLSDVIETINDQLEDVNVSAELSGRPKHIYSIYRKMVIQKKQFNEIYDLLAVRIIVKNIKDCYAVLGIIHTCWRPMPGRFKDYIAMPKANMYQSLHTTVVGPNGDPLEVQIRTDDMHRVAEYGVAAHWAYKEGKTLSSKRYSFEDKLSWLRDVIESQTDTNDAQEFMESMKMDLFSDMVFVFTPKGDVVELPRGSVPLDFAYRIHSEIGNRCIGAKVNSKMVPLDHELKTGDIVEVMTSKHSYGPSQDWLKLTKSSHAKNKIKQWFKKEKREENVAKGKELIEKEIKALDFDPKVILTHENLTEATTKFSFAGDEDMYAAVGYGGISPKQIVNRMTEKQRKAKEQEQDNQSLDDALNDIQSFTMKKKSNSIGVLVKGVDNLLIRLARCCTPVPGDDIVGYITKGRGVSIHRTDCPNVVNDESSSSRLLEVEWEGDRHSSKSYNVDIEITAFDRNGFLNEVLHTMTETRTQINSVSGRSDHKHKIATVEMSISITNKQHLQKIVERIKQLKDIYSVRRVTH, from the coding sequence ATGACGATCGATCAGGTGCTAGAAAAAGCAAGCGCCTATTTGCAACCAGATGATATTGATTTTTTGACGAAAGCATATACGTTCGCTGAGCAAGCCCACAGTGGACAGTATCGTAAATCTGGTGAGCCCTATATTCTTCATCCTGTCCAAGTTGCGGATATTATTGTCGGATTAGAGCTTGACCCAAACACCATTGCAGCAGCATTTCTTCATGATGTTGTTGAAGATACAGACGCAACTGTGGAAGAGTTACAAGAACACTTTAATAAAGAAGTAGCGATGCTCGTAGACGGTGTGACAAAGCTAAAGAAATTTAAGTATAAATCAAAAGAAGAACAGCAAGCCGAAAATCATCGGAAAATGTTAATGGCGATGGCGAAAGACATTCGTGTACTTCTAATAAAATTGGCTGACCGCCTTCACAATATGCGGACACTTAAATTTATGCCGCCTCATAAGCAGCGAGTGACCTCTAACGAAACGCTTGAGATTTTTGCACCTTTAGCGCATCGTCTAGGGATTTCTACAATTAAATGGGAACTAGAAGATACGGCATTGCGCTACTTAGATCCACAACAGTACTATCGCATTGTAAATTTAATGAAACGTAAGCGGGCTGAGCGCGAAAACTACTTGTCTGATGTAATTGAAACAATTAATGATCAGCTTGAAGATGTGAACGTGAGCGCAGAATTGTCTGGTCGACCAAAACATATTTATAGCATTTACCGAAAAATGGTCATCCAAAAAAAGCAATTTAATGAGATCTATGATTTATTAGCAGTTCGTATTATTGTAAAAAATATTAAAGATTGCTATGCCGTTCTAGGTATTATTCATACGTGCTGGCGTCCAATGCCTGGTCGTTTCAAAGATTATATTGCCATGCCAAAAGCAAACATGTACCAATCTTTGCATACGACAGTAGTAGGGCCAAATGGAGATCCTCTTGAGGTGCAAATTCGTACGGACGACATGCATCGTGTCGCTGAATATGGTGTAGCGGCTCATTGGGCTTACAAAGAAGGCAAAACGTTATCAAGTAAGCGATATTCGTTTGAGGACAAGCTTAGCTGGCTAAGAGATGTCATTGAATCTCAGACAGATACAAATGATGCACAAGAATTTATGGAATCAATGAAAATGGATTTGTTTTCAGACATGGTCTTTGTATTCACACCAAAAGGCGATGTAGTGGAGCTACCTCGAGGGTCGGTCCCGCTTGATTTTGCATATCGAATTCATAGTGAAATCGGAAATCGTTGTATTGGTGCAAAGGTAAATAGCAAAATGGTTCCGCTTGATCATGAATTGAAAACAGGCGACATTGTTGAAGTGATGACATCAAAGCACTCTTATGGACCAAGTCAAGATTGGCTAAAATTAACGAAATCTTCCCATGCAAAAAATAAAATTAAGCAATGGTTTAAAAAAGAAAAACGTGAAGAAAATGTTGCTAAAGGGAAAGAATTAATCGAGAAAGAAATTAAAGCATTGGATTTTGATCCAAAGGTTATTCTTACTCATGAAAATTTAACAGAAGCGACAACGAAATTTAGTTTTGCAGGTGACGAAGACATGTACGCAGCGGTTGGCTACGGTGGGATTAGCCCGAAACAAATCGTTAACCGCATGACGGAAAAACAGCGCAAAGCGAAAGAGCAAGAACAAGACAATCAATCGTTAGACGATGCTTTAAATGACATTCAATCGTTTACGATGAAGAAAAAATCAAATTCAATTGGCGTGCTTGTAAAAGGTGTCGATAACTTGCTCATTCGTTTAGCTCGTTGCTGTACGCCTGTTCCTGGCGATGATATTGTTGGCTATATTACAAAAGGCCGAGGGGTTTCGATTCATCGCACCGACTGTCCAAACGTCGTTAATGACGAGAGTTCTAGCTCACGATTGTTAGAAGTTGAATGGGAAGGGGATCGCCATTCCTCTAAGTCGTACAATGTCGATATTGAAATTACAGCATTTGATCGCAATGGCTTTTTAAATGAAGTGCTGCACACGATGACCGAAACAAGAACGCAAATTAACTCAGTTTCTGGTCGATCGGATCATAAGCATAAGATTGCAACAGTTGAAATGAGTATCTCCATCACAAACAAACAACATTTGCAGAAAATTGTCGAGCGTATTAAACAATTAAAAGATATTTACTCTGTACGAAGAGTCACGCATTAG